A section of the Sphingomonas ginsenosidivorax genome encodes:
- a CDS encoding efflux transporter outer membrane subunit encodes MSGRLLAASALVLAVAGCIGPRPSAPAATAVAPPPAWRTALAPGGPVRADWWNAFGDPVLTGLVARGLANNPDLGSAAARIDEARATERLARAQRLPLVGGSVPGTTGQTVSPLGTPSDAIGAQPAVSISYDLDLFGRLRQANRAAQAQLLATEGARDTVRLGIESSIAIGYITLRALDLRLAVARQTLAARAEGLRIARRRAETGYTSNLELRQSEYEYRATEQLVPAAQLAISRQENALSLLLGDNPGPIPRGVPLDRLATPAIPDGLPADLLRRRPDLYQAEQTLVATDRSLDSARAAMLPNLALTGSAGVALSTALANPIGVFTVGASILSPIFDGGRLRAQTDAATARRDQAAFAYRRAALQAFREVDDSLAGVQRSGEQAIALSGQRDALAGALRNASNRYRAGYSAYIDQLDAQRGLLTAELSLVQARADRLNAYVTLYQAMGGGWSPADITATTR; translated from the coding sequence TTGAGTGGACGGCTGCTTGCTGCATCGGCTCTAGTTCTGGCCGTCGCCGGGTGCATCGGCCCCCGCCCGTCCGCCCCCGCCGCGACCGCGGTCGCGCCTCCGCCCGCGTGGCGCACCGCGCTCGCTCCCGGCGGTCCGGTCCGCGCGGACTGGTGGAACGCGTTCGGCGATCCGGTGCTGACCGGCCTTGTCGCACGCGGCCTCGCCAACAATCCCGACCTCGGCAGCGCGGCGGCGCGGATCGACGAGGCGCGCGCGACCGAACGGCTGGCGCGCGCGCAGCGACTGCCGCTGGTCGGCGGGTCGGTGCCCGGCACCACCGGCCAGACCGTCAGCCCGCTCGGGACGCCCTCGGACGCGATCGGCGCGCAGCCCGCGGTGTCGATCAGCTACGATCTTGACCTGTTCGGGCGGCTGCGCCAGGCGAACCGGGCCGCACAGGCGCAGTTGCTGGCGACCGAGGGCGCGCGCGACACCGTGCGGCTGGGGATCGAGAGCAGCATCGCGATCGGCTATATCACGCTGCGCGCGCTCGACCTGCGCCTCGCGGTCGCGCGCCAGACGCTGGCGGCGCGCGCCGAAGGCCTGCGGATCGCGCGGCGCCGGGCCGAGACCGGCTACACCTCGAACCTCGAGCTCCGCCAGTCCGAGTACGAATATCGCGCGACCGAACAGCTCGTCCCCGCGGCGCAGCTCGCGATCAGCCGGCAGGAGAATGCGCTCAGCCTGTTGCTCGGCGACAATCCCGGGCCGATCCCGCGCGGCGTGCCGCTCGACCGGCTGGCGACACCGGCGATCCCCGACGGCCTTCCCGCCGACCTGCTGCGGCGACGGCCCGATCTCTATCAGGCCGAACAGACGCTGGTCGCCACCGACCGCTCGCTCGACAGCGCGCGCGCGGCGATGCTGCCCAACCTCGCGCTCACCGGATCGGCGGGCGTCGCATTGTCGACCGCGCTCGCCAACCCGATCGGCGTGTTCACGGTGGGGGCGAGCATCCTCAGCCCGATCTTCGACGGCGGCCGGCTGCGCGCGCAGACCGATGCGGCGACCGCGCGGCGCGACCAGGCCGCCTTCGCCTATCGCCGCGCCGCGCTGCAGGCGTTCCGCGAGGTCGACGACAGCCTGGCCGGCGTGCAGCGGTCGGGCGAGCAGGCGATCGCGCTATCCGGCCAGCGCGATGCGCTCGCGGGCGCGCTGCGCAACGCATCGAACCGCTACCGCGCGGGCTATTCCGCCTATATCGACCAGCTCGACGCGCAGCGCGGGTTGCTGACCGCCGAACTGTCGCTGGTGCAGGCGCGCGCGGATCGACTTAACGCCTACGTTACCCTCTACCAGGCGATGGGCGGCGGCTGGTCACCCGCCGATATCACGGCGACGACGCGCTGA
- a CDS encoding alpha,alpha-trehalose-phosphate synthase (UDP-forming) has protein sequence MSRLVVISNRVQSVDAPSGNQGGLAVALLAALREKGGVWFGWSGEITDTFTGHINFQQGKGVTTATIDLEEQDFDEYYNGYANRTLWPLFHYRIDLTEFERDFSSGYARVNTRFAETVLPLIEPDDLVWVHDYHHVPLGQELRKLGVENKIGFFLHIPWPPMAMLLSLPSHRALVESMFAYDVVGFQTQDWLDSFLHYVTSQLDGVVGEDGWVTVGDRTIKAITTPIGIETADFETSASSDAARMARERMYMSATGRSLIVGVDRLDYSKGLAERFAGYERFLAAHPDRRGLVYMLQIAPPSREKVDTYQEIRANLDSMSGRINGEFSDIDWTPIRYVNQGFPRDVLAGIYRAARIGLVTPLRDGMNLVAKEYVAAQDPEDPGVLILSQFAGAAAQLRDAVLVNPYSPEEMSDAIARALTMPLAERKARWEKLIDNVRREDVMWWCELFITALEAVPENEAA, from the coding sequence ATGAGCCGCCTTGTCGTCATCTCGAACCGCGTCCAGTCGGTCGATGCGCCCTCGGGCAACCAGGGGGGCCTCGCGGTCGCGCTGCTCGCCGCACTCCGCGAAAAGGGCGGGGTATGGTTCGGCTGGTCGGGCGAGATCACCGATACCTTCACCGGTCACATCAACTTCCAGCAGGGCAAGGGCGTCACCACCGCGACGATCGACTTGGAGGAACAGGATTTCGACGAATATTATAACGGCTATGCGAACCGGACTTTGTGGCCGCTGTTCCACTACCGGATCGACCTGACCGAGTTCGAACGCGATTTCAGCAGCGGCTATGCACGCGTCAACACGCGGTTCGCCGAGACCGTGCTGCCGCTGATCGAGCCCGACGACCTGGTCTGGGTGCACGATTATCACCATGTGCCGCTGGGCCAGGAGCTGCGCAAGCTGGGGGTCGAGAACAAGATCGGCTTCTTCCTCCACATCCCGTGGCCGCCGATGGCGATGCTGCTGTCGCTGCCCAGCCACCGCGCGCTGGTCGAATCGATGTTCGCCTATGACGTCGTCGGTTTCCAGACGCAGGACTGGCTCGACAGCTTCCTGCATTACGTCACCAGCCAGCTCGACGGCGTCGTCGGCGAGGACGGCTGGGTCACGGTCGGCGATCGCACGATCAAGGCGATCACCACGCCGATCGGCATCGAGACCGCGGATTTCGAGACGTCCGCCAGCAGCGACGCCGCGCGGATGGCGCGCGAACGCATGTACATGTCGGCGACCGGGCGCAGCCTGATCGTCGGCGTCGACCGGCTCGATTATTCGAAGGGCCTGGCCGAGCGGTTCGCAGGCTATGAGCGCTTCCTGGCGGCGCATCCCGACCGCCGCGGGCTCGTCTACATGCTGCAGATCGCACCGCCGAGCCGCGAGAAGGTCGATACCTATCAGGAGATCCGTGCGAACCTCGATTCGATGTCGGGGCGGATCAACGGCGAATTCTCGGACATCGACTGGACGCCGATCCGCTACGTCAACCAGGGGTTCCCGCGCGACGTGCTCGCCGGGATCTACCGCGCAGCGCGGATCGGGCTGGTGACGCCGCTGCGTGACGGGATGAACCTCGTCGCCAAGGAATATGTCGCCGCGCAGGATCCCGAGGATCCCGGCGTGCTGATCCTGTCGCAGTTCGCCGGCGCCGCCGCGCAGCTGCGCGACGCGGTGCTGGTCAACCCGTACAGCCCCGAGGAAATGTCGGACGCGATCGCCCGCGCGCTGACCATGCCGCTCGCCGAGCGCAAGGCGCGCTGGGAGAAGCTGATCGACAATGTCCGTCGCGAAGACGTGATGTGGTGGTGCGAACTGTTCATCACCGCGCTGGAAGCGGTGCCGGAGAACGAGGCGGCGTAG
- a CDS encoding DUF2141 domain-containing protein: MLQSTFARTLLAGVLILSPAAAYAETCVGTPGNGAAKLVLEATTLHNRTGEVAFTVYPDDKSRFLSKGGKLTRARVLATEPRACFWLSPGYYAIAQYHDENGDHKFNRTLFMPKEGYGFSNDAPTTLSLPSFSATRFQLPAAGRTLRMTMRYGR; encoded by the coding sequence ATGCTTCAGTCTACTTTTGCCCGAACGCTGCTTGCCGGCGTGCTGATCCTGTCGCCCGCCGCGGCCTATGCGGAAACCTGCGTCGGTACCCCCGGCAACGGGGCGGCGAAGCTCGTGCTCGAGGCGACCACGTTGCACAACCGGACGGGCGAAGTCGCCTTCACCGTCTATCCGGACGACAAGAGCCGGTTCCTGTCCAAGGGCGGCAAGCTCACGCGTGCCCGCGTGCTGGCGACCGAGCCGCGCGCCTGTTTCTGGCTGTCGCCCGGCTATTACGCGATCGCGCAATATCATGACGAGAATGGCGACCATAAATTCAACCGGACGCTGTTCATGCCGAAGGAAGGCTATGGCTTTTCGAACGACGCGCCCACGACGCTGAGCCTGCCGTCGTTTTCCGCCACGCGATTCCAGCTTCCCGCTGCCGGGCGGACACTCCGGATGACGATGCGCTACGGCCGCTAG
- a CDS encoding CDP-alcohol phosphatidyltransferase family protein: protein MASPLALVPVGTNPTLLWGMTNTERTRRIAASQGFAADDAGGPAILANTAFAFDPVWTAHLKTRPGTVVTRGGVPVLAHVRDASERLQVEEAMRADAAMPATALTVIAAEADEGILNEALRKREKPFAERLVPAAVPGIERASYVGAYKGVTDLLTKYLWPEWALAITRVCARFGITPNQVTALGSVLCIVATIAFWHGWFWTGLATGLVFMVLDTVDGKLARCTITASKLGNAWDHGVDLVHPPFWWWAWAAGCAPYGRPLDDTTFWWVIGTMLFGYVAQRLIEGAFIVRFGMHIHVWERFDSRFRLVTARRNPNMVILFACLLLTRPDWGIIGVAAWTAISLVVHMVRLLQAIARRARGEALTSWLA from the coding sequence ATGGCATCACCACTCGCTCTCGTTCCCGTCGGCACCAACCCGACCCTGCTCTGGGGGATGACGAACACCGAGCGGACGCGGCGGATCGCTGCGTCACAGGGGTTCGCGGCGGATGACGCCGGCGGCCCGGCGATCCTGGCCAACACGGCGTTCGCGTTCGATCCGGTCTGGACCGCACATCTGAAGACGCGGCCCGGCACCGTCGTGACGCGCGGCGGCGTGCCCGTGCTGGCGCACGTCCGCGACGCCTCCGAACGGCTCCAGGTCGAGGAGGCGATGCGGGCCGATGCCGCGATGCCCGCGACGGCGCTGACCGTGATCGCGGCCGAGGCGGACGAAGGCATCCTGAACGAGGCGCTGCGCAAGCGGGAGAAGCCGTTCGCCGAGCGCCTGGTCCCCGCCGCCGTGCCGGGAATCGAGCGCGCCAGCTATGTGGGGGCCTATAAGGGCGTCACCGACCTGCTCACCAAGTATCTGTGGCCCGAATGGGCGTTGGCGATCACCCGGGTCTGCGCGCGCTTCGGCATCACGCCCAACCAGGTGACCGCACTGGGATCGGTGCTCTGCATCGTCGCGACGATCGCGTTCTGGCATGGCTGGTTCTGGACGGGCCTCGCGACGGGCCTGGTCTTCATGGTGCTCGACACCGTCGACGGAAAGCTCGCGCGCTGCACGATCACCGCGTCGAAGCTCGGCAATGCCTGGGACCACGGCGTCGACCTGGTCCACCCACCCTTCTGGTGGTGGGCCTGGGCCGCGGGGTGCGCGCCCTATGGCCGGCCGCTCGACGACACTACCTTCTGGTGGGTGATCGGCACGATGCTGTTCGGCTATGTCGCGCAGCGGCTGATCGAGGGCGCGTTCATCGTGCGGTTCGGCATGCACATCCATGTCTGGGAGCGGTTCGACAGCCGCTTCCGACTCGTCACCGCGCGGCGCAACCCCAACATGGTGATTCTTTTCGCCTGTCTTCTGCTCACGCGGCCCGACTGGGGGATCATCGGGGTGGCGGCGTGGACGGCGATCTCGCTGGTCGTCCACATGGTCCGGCTGCTGCAGGCGATCGCCCGGCGCGCGCGCGGCGAAGCGCTGACAAGCTGGCTGGCCTGA
- a CDS encoding lipopolysaccharide biosynthesis protein: MSIGARLSARFRGRSASGGKFRLQGAMGVVARNLGWLLASRGVVAVLSLFYIGFATRSLGVKDFGRFALVSGASQALATLVAFQTWQIIVRYGIEAQAKGDMARLGRLFRTCAAMDLASALIGVVMAVTILELWGEAFGIGPTLLRATLIFTVIQLLTIRSTPTGVLRLRDRFSSAAVADSVTPIMRFIGAALVMWFHPTVQGFLFAWALAELATALTYWALIIRGGDWRLFASRGWFDWRQVIAENPGFVRFALSINANSTLNLSSKQVPLLVIGAFVGTSSAGIFRLTAQLAQALAKLSQMLSRAAFAEVVRMVERESIIRLIRRMALGSALGSLVIMAIVVAIGRQALETIGGPGFGVGYPVLIALSAAGCVELTIVGLETVMTANGRGAHDVFVARAVSVAIMAAAACVLIPLLSSLGMALAVLIGSVSAGVLLVIRLPAVIAR, encoded by the coding sequence ATGAGCATCGGCGCACGCCTGTCTGCCCGGTTCCGCGGGCGTTCCGCATCCGGTGGCAAATTCCGCCTCCAGGGCGCGATGGGCGTGGTCGCACGCAACCTCGGCTGGCTGCTCGCCAGTCGCGGCGTGGTCGCGGTGCTGTCGCTGTTCTATATCGGGTTCGCGACGCGCAGCCTGGGCGTGAAGGATTTCGGCCGCTTCGCGCTGGTATCCGGCGCCTCGCAGGCGCTGGCGACCCTGGTCGCGTTCCAGACCTGGCAGATCATCGTCCGCTACGGCATCGAAGCGCAGGCCAAGGGCGACATGGCACGGCTGGGTCGGCTGTTCCGGACCTGCGCCGCGATGGATCTCGCCAGCGCGTTGATCGGCGTGGTGATGGCGGTGACGATCCTCGAACTCTGGGGCGAGGCATTCGGGATCGGACCGACGCTGTTGCGCGCGACGTTGATCTTCACGGTCATCCAGTTGCTGACGATCCGGTCGACACCCACCGGGGTCCTGCGGCTGCGCGATCGCTTCTCGTCAGCGGCGGTCGCGGACAGCGTGACCCCGATCATGCGCTTTATCGGCGCGGCGCTGGTGATGTGGTTCCATCCGACCGTGCAGGGCTTCCTGTTCGCCTGGGCGCTGGCCGAGCTCGCCACCGCGCTCACCTATTGGGCCTTGATCATCCGCGGTGGGGACTGGCGCCTGTTCGCGTCGCGCGGCTGGTTCGACTGGCGCCAGGTGATCGCGGAAAATCCGGGGTTCGTCCGGTTCGCGCTCAGCATCAACGCGAATTCGACGCTCAACTTGTCCAGCAAGCAGGTGCCGCTGCTGGTCATCGGCGCGTTCGTGGGAACGTCGTCCGCCGGTATCTTCCGCCTGACCGCGCAGCTGGCCCAGGCGCTCGCGAAACTGTCGCAGATGCTGTCGCGCGCCGCCTTTGCCGAAGTCGTCCGGATGGTCGAGCGCGAGTCGATCATACGCCTGATCCGCCGGATGGCGTTGGGCAGCGCGCTGGGCAGCCTGGTGATCATGGCGATCGTCGTCGCGATCGGTCGCCAGGCGCTGGAAACGATCGGCGGCCCGGGCTTCGGCGTCGGCTACCCGGTTCTCATCGCGCTGTCGGCGGCCGGCTGCGTCGAGCTGACGATCGTCGGGCTCGAGACCGTGATGACCGCCAACGGTCGCGGTGCACATGATGTGTTCGTCGCCCGCGCGGTCAGCGTCGCGATCATGGCCGCCGCGGCGTGCGTGTTGATCCCGCTCCTCAGCTCGCTCGGCATGGCGTTGGCGGTCCTGATCGGTTCGGTGAGCGCAGGCGTGCTGCTGGTGATCCGGTTGCCAGCGGTGATTGCACGGTGA
- a CDS encoding HlyD family secretion protein, whose translation MTDARTAEPAAEPAPVSEARAAEIAAGAAPAAPAGSGWKPQRPSPTATIVIVLLAVAGICAVLAAWRLPPFTTANESTDNAYVRGRTTVISPQVSGYVTKVFVRDFADVTAGQPLVLIDDRIYRQRVEQAQAQVGAQEATLANSRQTAASRAASLAAQDAAVANASAQLMRAQADMNRVNDLVTDGSVSLRERDQTLAALRQAQAQVQQAEAAREIARQDIRTVEVGRGGQQAGVSGAEAARQLARIDLANTVVRAPEGGRLSEVGVRLGQYVTAGSQLMFLVPPETWVIANFKEAQTARMAIGQPASFTVDGLANAQLTGRVERISPAAGSEFAVLKADNATGNFTKVPQRIAVRIKVDAGQPLARRLRPGMSVQARVDTAGGPGDR comes from the coding sequence ATGACCGACGCCCGGACTGCCGAGCCTGCCGCCGAACCCGCGCCCGTCAGCGAGGCGCGCGCCGCGGAGATAGCCGCAGGCGCTGCGCCCGCGGCCCCCGCGGGCTCGGGCTGGAAGCCGCAGCGTCCCAGCCCGACCGCGACGATCGTCATCGTGCTGCTCGCGGTGGCGGGGATCTGCGCGGTGCTCGCGGCGTGGCGGCTGCCGCCGTTCACCACCGCGAACGAATCGACCGACAACGCCTATGTCCGCGGCCGCACGACGGTGATCAGCCCGCAGGTCAGCGGCTATGTCACCAAGGTGTTCGTGCGCGACTTCGCCGACGTGACCGCGGGGCAGCCGCTGGTGCTGATCGACGACCGCATCTATCGCCAGCGCGTCGAACAGGCGCAGGCGCAGGTCGGCGCGCAGGAGGCGACGCTCGCCAACAGCCGCCAGACCGCTGCGTCGCGCGCCGCCAGCCTCGCCGCGCAGGACGCCGCGGTCGCCAACGCCAGCGCGCAGCTGATGCGCGCGCAGGCCGACATGAACCGCGTCAACGACCTCGTCACCGATGGCTCCGTATCGCTTCGTGAGCGCGACCAGACGCTGGCCGCGCTGCGCCAGGCGCAGGCGCAGGTCCAGCAGGCCGAGGCCGCACGCGAGATCGCCCGGCAGGACATCCGCACCGTCGAGGTCGGTCGCGGCGGGCAGCAGGCCGGTGTCTCGGGCGCGGAGGCCGCGCGACAGCTCGCGCGGATCGACCTGGCGAACACCGTGGTCCGCGCTCCCGAGGGTGGCCGGCTGAGCGAGGTCGGCGTGCGGCTGGGGCAATATGTCACCGCCGGATCGCAGCTGATGTTCCTGGTACCGCCCGAAACCTGGGTAATCGCGAACTTCAAGGAGGCGCAGACCGCGCGGATGGCCATCGGCCAGCCGGCCTCGTTCACCGTCGACGGGCTTGCCAACGCCCAGCTGACCGGACGCGTCGAGCGGATCTCGCCCGCGGCCGGGTCCGAGTTCGCGGTACTCAAGGCCGACAACGCGACGGGGAACTTCACCAAGGTGCCGCAGCGGATCGCGGTGCGGATCAAGGTCGACGCCGGCCAGCCGCTGGCGCGGCGGCTGCGCCCAGGGATGTCGGTCCAGGCGCGGGTCGATACGGCCGGTGGGCCGGGCGACCGGTGA
- a CDS encoding mechanosensitive ion channel family protein encodes MRTMLHCGGTFHSRTGCMVMRRLFRSLHVPPDWVWVESVIAVSVAVLAALIAHWLTMRIAGHAERRSTAKTDGLVLARIRRPLRAVFVAVAVSFVARFLPMDGDVQDMWHQALGFIVPALLGWLAVAALRAFQDVIEIRSDITVEDNLRARRKRTRAAILGRIGTFFIIFISVCLMLLSVPGIRTIGVTLMASAGIAGLVVGAAAQPALKNLIAGVQMAFTEPIRLDDVVIVAGEWGRVEQIHLTFVVIKIWDERRLVVPVSKFLEESFQNWTRETSQLLGSVFWYLDPSADIPRFRAKLAEVVTANPRWDRRFFNVQVTDMKADAIEVRGLMTAKDAAIAFDLRCDVREAMLAFVRDEMPEAMPRGRFLMGPDVVTAGRISGSV; translated from the coding sequence ATGCGCACCATGCTGCACTGCGGCGGAACATTCCACAGCCGCACCGGTTGCATGGTCATGCGCCGTCTCTTCCGTTCGCTTCACGTGCCACCCGACTGGGTCTGGGTCGAAAGCGTCATCGCCGTCTCCGTCGCCGTCCTGGCCGCGCTGATCGCCCATTGGCTGACGATGCGGATCGCAGGTCATGCGGAACGACGCAGTACCGCCAAGACGGACGGCCTGGTGCTGGCGCGGATCCGCCGACCGCTGCGCGCGGTGTTCGTCGCGGTCGCGGTGAGCTTCGTCGCGCGCTTCCTGCCGATGGACGGCGATGTCCAGGACATGTGGCACCAGGCGCTCGGCTTCATCGTCCCGGCTTTGCTCGGCTGGCTCGCGGTGGCGGCGCTCCGCGCGTTCCAGGACGTCATCGAGATCCGTTCCGACATCACCGTCGAGGACAATCTGCGCGCCAGGCGCAAGCGTACGCGCGCGGCGATCCTGGGGCGGATCGGGACCTTCTTCATCATCTTCATCAGTGTCTGCCTGATGCTGCTAAGCGTTCCCGGCATCCGCACGATCGGCGTCACGCTGATGGCGTCTGCGGGCATCGCCGGCCTCGTCGTCGGTGCCGCCGCGCAGCCTGCGCTCAAGAACCTGATCGCGGGCGTGCAGATGGCGTTTACCGAACCGATCCGCCTCGACGACGTCGTGATCGTCGCGGGCGAATGGGGGCGCGTCGAGCAGATCCACCTGACCTTCGTCGTCATCAAGATCTGGGACGAACGCCGCCTGGTCGTGCCGGTGTCGAAGTTCCTCGAGGAGAGCTTCCAGAACTGGACGCGCGAGACCAGCCAGCTGCTGGGGTCGGTGTTCTGGTATCTCGACCCGAGCGCCGACATTCCGCGGTTCCGCGCGAAGCTGGCCGAGGTGGTGACCGCCAACCCGCGCTGGGACCGGCGTTTCTTCAACGTCCAGGTCACCGACATGAAGGCCGACGCGATCGAGGTGCGCGGGCTGATGACCGCCAAGGATGCCGCGATCGCGTTCGACCTGCGCTGCGACGTGCGCGAGGCGATGCTCGCCTTCGTCCGCGACGAGATGCCCGAGGCGATGCCGCGCGGGCGTTTCCTGATGGGGCCGGACGTGGTGACGGCGGGGCGGATTAGCGGCTCCGTTTAA
- a CDS encoding MFS transporter — protein sequence MIATRFRKFLSEEDWQFAQHELPVIPGSPGNPEHPLRRQIAYGVIGVQLGLTGGLGNALISANTTTLQGALALDPAEIAWLPTVYVMTNVSINLLLIKFRQQFGLRPFALIFLGLYTLFTLAHLFVHGFWSAILVRGASGMAGAALSSLGFYYVMQALPAKWRLKGIVIGIGVPQCATPLARLFSPDLLAMSQWRTLYLFELGMALLSLAAVAFLRLPPTTRMKVFERLDFVTFVLFAVGMGLLTAVLGEGRYVWWTQSVWLGWALAAAIPILAVAFWIEHHRANPLINTRWLGGADILRFAIVTIMARIVLSEQTFASVGLLTVLGQNNDQLIVFFTIIFLASVAGVALSAITLDPERLTHPIMLAIGLVAVAAYMDSHATNLTRAPQMYWTQAMIAFSGTFFLGPALLFGLTRALKAGSGHIISFFALFGIVNSVGGLAGTALLGTYQTIREKAHSAAIVQDIVATDPIVAQRIQAGGAAVARVISDPGLRSAEGATILAQTATREANILAYNDTFRLVAILAAITTAYLIGLLALRARRARVAARAGVPA from the coding sequence ATGATCGCGACGCGCTTCCGCAAATTCCTGAGCGAGGAAGACTGGCAATTCGCCCAGCACGAACTGCCGGTGATCCCCGGGTCGCCCGGCAATCCCGAGCATCCCTTGCGGCGGCAGATCGCGTACGGCGTCATCGGGGTGCAGCTCGGTCTCACCGGCGGGCTCGGCAACGCGCTGATCTCGGCGAACACGACGACGCTGCAGGGCGCGCTCGCGCTCGACCCGGCCGAGATCGCCTGGCTGCCGACGGTCTATGTGATGACCAACGTCTCGATCAACCTGCTGCTGATCAAGTTCCGCCAGCAGTTCGGGCTGCGGCCGTTCGCGCTGATCTTCCTCGGGCTGTATACGCTGTTCACGCTCGCGCACCTGTTCGTGCACGGCTTCTGGTCGGCGATCCTGGTCCGCGGCGCGAGCGGGATGGCGGGCGCCGCGCTGTCGAGCCTCGGCTTCTATTACGTGATGCAGGCGCTGCCCGCGAAATGGCGGCTGAAGGGCATCGTGATCGGGATCGGGGTGCCGCAATGCGCGACCCCGCTGGCGCGGCTGTTCTCGCCCGACCTGCTCGCGATGTCGCAGTGGCGCACCTTGTACCTGTTCGAGCTCGGCATGGCACTACTCAGCCTGGCGGCGGTCGCGTTCCTCCGCCTGCCGCCGACGACTCGCATGAAGGTGTTCGAGCGGCTCGATTTCGTGACCTTCGTGCTGTTCGCGGTCGGCATGGGGCTACTGACCGCAGTGCTGGGCGAGGGCCGCTACGTATGGTGGACGCAGAGCGTCTGGCTCGGCTGGGCGCTGGCCGCCGCGATCCCGATCCTCGCTGTCGCGTTCTGGATCGAACACCACCGCGCGAACCCGCTGATCAACACGCGGTGGCTGGGCGGCGCCGATATCCTGCGCTTCGCGATCGTCACGATCATGGCGCGCATCGTGCTGTCCGAACAGACCTTCGCCTCGGTCGGTCTGCTGACGGTGCTCGGGCAGAACAACGACCAGCTGATCGTCTTCTTCACGATCATCTTCCTCGCCTCGGTCGCGGGCGTGGCGCTCAGCGCGATCACGCTCGACCCCGAGCGGCTGACGCATCCGATCATGCTCGCGATCGGACTGGTCGCGGTCGCCGCGTACATGGATTCGCACGCCACCAACCTGACGCGTGCGCCGCAGATGTACTGGACGCAGGCGATGATCGCGTTCTCGGGGACGTTCTTCCTCGGCCCCGCGCTGCTGTTCGGCCTGACGCGCGCACTGAAAGCCGGCAGCGGGCACATCATCAGCTTCTTCGCGCTGTTCGGGATCGTCAATTCGGTCGGCGGGCTCGCGGGAACGGCGCTGCTCGGCACCTATCAGACGATCCGCGAGAAGGCGCACAGCGCGGCGATCGTGCAGGACATCGTCGCCACCGACCCGATCGTCGCGCAGCGCATCCAGGCCGGTGGCGCGGCCGTCGCCCGGGTTATCAGCGATCCCGGCTTGCGCTCGGCCGAAGGAGCGACGATTTTGGCGCAGACCGCAACCCGTGAGGCGAATATCTTAGCGTATAACGACACGTTCCGGCTGGTCGCGATTCTTGCCGCGATCACGACCGCCTATCTGATCGGCCTGCTGGCGTTGCGCGCCCGCAGGGCCCGGGTGGCGGCGCGCGCGGGCGTTCCCGCATGA
- a CDS encoding NTP transferase domain-containing protein: protein MKAIIIAAGHGSRLLPLTLTTPKCLVAVGGRAILDHQLDAVAAAGFDGAVIVGGYRIDQVAAHLATRDAFPVELVFNPFWAIANSIGSVWAARAALDEPFALMNGDTLFETSILHLAIDSPGTGVKLVVEQLSKPGLDDMLVETDGDRIVTVGKQIPGHLPTDRSLGLIVSTGGTAYADALRDVIGEEGGIQSYHHAVVRRVAHGAGVTAVRIVPGTRWQEIDRPEDIDLWQRDHRGELA, encoded by the coding sequence ATGAAGGCCATCATCATCGCTGCCGGACATGGCTCGCGCCTGTTGCCGCTGACGCTGACCACGCCAAAATGCCTGGTCGCCGTCGGCGGTCGCGCGATCCTCGACCATCAGCTCGATGCGGTCGCCGCGGCGGGGTTCGACGGTGCGGTGATCGTCGGCGGATACCGGATCGATCAGGTCGCCGCGCACCTGGCGACCCGCGACGCGTTTCCCGTCGAGCTCGTGTTCAACCCGTTCTGGGCAATCGCGAACAGCATCGGCAGCGTCTGGGCGGCGCGCGCCGCGCTCGACGAGCCATTCGCACTCATGAACGGCGATACGCTGTTCGAGACCAGCATCCTGCACCTCGCGATCGACAGCCCGGGCACGGGCGTGAAGCTGGTCGTCGAGCAGCTGTCGAAGCCGGGGCTGGACGACATGCTGGTCGAGACCGACGGCGACCGGATCGTGACCGTCGGCAAGCAGATCCCGGGGCACCTCCCCACCGATCGGTCGCTCGGGCTGATCGTATCGACGGGCGGCACCGCCTATGCCGATGCGCTACGCGACGTGATCGGCGAGGAAGGTGGCATCCAGTCCTATCACCACGCGGTCGTGCGCCGCGTCGCGCACGGGGCCGGCGTGACCGCGGTGCGGATCGTGCCGGGCACGCGCTGGCAGGAGATCGACCGGCCCGAGGACATCGACCTGTGGCAACGCGACCATCGCGGTGAGCTTGCGTGA